In Chitinophaga oryzae, the sequence CGATGAGGGCACTCCGGGTTTGTACCTGGCGGACCAGCGCCGCATGCGCGTCCGGTTGGCGGAAGATGCCTTTTTTGCCGGCGCAGGCGCCCAGCAGGAACATCGCCAGCATCATCGGCGTCTCCATCAGGTAGCCGGCACGGGCTATCACCAGGTCGGACGCGTTCTGCTGCCACAGCTGGTGTAGCGTGCCCGTGCGGTATACTTCGATTGCCTGGTAACCCGCATCCGTATACGAAAAGCTGTCTTTGTAGAAACCGGGCCCGATGAGGGTACCCGCCGCCACATACAGGAGCACCGGCACTACGAGCAGGCCGATAGCCCATTTCAGCAGGGCCGGCGGGGACATCTTCCGGAAAAAGAGCAGCAGTATGCCCAGCAGGCTGTAGCAACACAGCACGTCGCCAAACCAGATAAAGTGAGCGTGTATCCAGCCGATGCCCAGCAGCACCAGCAGGCGGCGGAGGAACAGCCGCACCGGCGGCAGTCCTTTTCTCTCCGCGCTTTGCAGGAAGAGAATAAAACCAAGGCCGAACAGGAAGGAGAACATGGAAACGAACTTGCCTTCCGCGAAAAAACTGATCAGCTGCTCCGCCAGTTTGCCGGAGGCGCCGGGCCAGTATGCGGAGGGTTTCATATAGAGGGCGGGGAAAGCGAAAAGGCCCATGTTTACCAGGAGGATACCTGCCAGGGCCACGCCCCTGATGGCGTCCAGCGCGTCTATACGGCGGCTGGCGGGTGTGAACGGCTGCATAAAATAATCCGGTTTTATTGGATGCAGCAAAATTGAAGTATGGCGTCCAGCCGCCATTTGACATATGTCAAATAATTATCCTTTTGCGCGGATGCGGCTCAGGGTTTCGAGGGTGATCCCCAGGTAGGAAGCGATATGGCCCAGCTGTACCTGCCGTACGATCTCCGGATAGCGGGCCACCAGCTGTTCGTACCGCTCTTTCGCCGTAGCGAACTGCAGGCTGGCCAGTCGTTCTTCCAGCCAGATGGCATATGCCTCCATGCTCAGCGTCCATACTTTTTCAAACACCGGGAAGCGTTCCCGCAGCCGGTCCATTTTCTCCACCGACACCACTTCCACGAGGCTGTCTTCCAGCACTTCGAACGACTCCGGGCTGGGCGTCAGGCGGGTGGCGCTTTCCAGTGACAGTACCACGTCGCCGGCAAAACAAAAAGAGGTCGTGACTTCACGGCCGTCTTTCAGGTAAAATCCTCTGACGGCGCCGGAAAGCAGGATGTAGGTATGCCGGCAGATCTGCCCCTGTTCCAGCAGCAGATCACCTTTTTTAAACTTTTTTTCCTGTGCCGCCTCATCATAGGCGTCGCGCAGGGCCTCGTCCTGAAAAGCAGCCGTGAGTATTTCTTCGATAATAGCCTCCTGGTATTTCATGGCTACAAGGTACGGAATTCCGCTCCTGTAAGCGCTGTATCAGCATGATCACAGAAATATCAGACAGCCGTTCCGTTTTTCATCTTCGCTTCATCTTGCCCCGCTACTTTTGGTGACATATCATTCAAACACCTGAAAAACCGTTTATTATGAAATCTACAATCTTGTTCCTCGCAGCGTTCACTTTTTCCGGAGCAGTTTTTGCACAAACGGCAGCCGTAAAGGCTGGCGGCAGTATGAACACCAGGGTGCAAGCCGGCCAGGCGCAAACGACAGCCGGCGGTAGCGGGAGCGCCACCCTGTCAGGACCGGCCGGCAACAGCGCCGGGGTGAGCACCAACCCATCCGCGGCGGCGGCAGCGACCGGCCAGGGGACGGCCACTCACCAACAGGAGATAACAATCCCTGCTGCGTCCGTGGAAAATGCAGCTGTACAAACCGCCGGTAGCGTGCAAACGACGATGCAGCAGGGAGTGCAGGCCGCAACAACGGCGGTCGCCACACCCGTGGAGGCAACCGGCAGGCAGGCGATACAAGCCGGTATCAGCGTGATGGATGCACAGGCAACCGTACAGGCTACGGCGCGGCAAACACTGAAGACCGGCACAGTAACCATACCTTCCGGTGCACCGGCAGCGGCCGGGCAAACGCTGAAAGCCGGTACAGGCGTCATTAACGCGGCATCCGGCATCAACGCTGCCACCCGGCCGGCGGTAAAAGTGGCGCCGGTGCGCGTCAATACGAAAATCACAGGCGGCGCAGGCCTGGGCATATTGTAATTTCAAAAGAAAAAGCAGAATTTTGCCGGCAACACAACGGCGAAATTCTGCCCCCGTTCCGTTCATATGGTAAGACTGTTCATATCTGCATCCCTGCTAATGTCTGTCATGGCATTGCTGCAGCCTCACAAAGGCTACGGCTATGGATACGGGTATGTCAGTACAGCTAACCATATGGGCGCATCAGCAGACAGCGTTCCGCCGGCGCACATGCCGGCAGATAAACCTGTTGAAAAACCAGTAACACCATCGGTGGTCCCGGAAGTAAAACTGCCGGAAATAAAGGAAGTGCCTAAATCCAGGCGCGGCATCAAACCGATGGCTATTCCTTCTCCATTGCCTGTCCAACCAATCAGGATTATTAAACCAAAAATCATTGTCCGAAAGCTGATCTGACGGGTAATAACATTGATATAACATGAGATATGCACTAATACTGGCCCTACTGACAGGGCTGTGCCATAGCTCCGTGCAGGCGCAGGACACCGCGCAAACAAACGCACGGACGGCGCCAGCAGACACTGTTGCCACTAAAAAAACAACCTTCACCCTGGGCGCCCTGTATGCCAGCAACGCCAGCTATTACGGGCAGACAGCCGCCACCGCCCTGCCCTATCTGGCCGCCAGCGGCGTGGTACAGTTTCCCTTCGGCCTGTACTTCAGCGGCACGGCCTACCGCCTGCTGCAGGACTCAGCCAACACCGTTTCGGCCACCAGCGCCACCGTAGGGTTCAACATCCCGATAGGAAAAAAACTAACCGCCACCCTGGCCTACAGCCACACCTTCTACCCCGCTTCCTCACAGTTCCTGCAGGCCGCCAACCCGGACAACGCCTCGGCTGAACTGAAATACGCCTACTGGCTGACCAGCGGCATCCAGGCAGACTACGCATTCGGTAAAACGCAGGACCTGTTTCTCACCTTCAACACCGGGAAACAGATCACCCTCGGCAGCATCGCCCGAAACAAAGACCTGATCACACTGACGCCTGCCATAGACATCGTGGCCGGCACCCAACGCTTCTACCGGAGCTATGTGGAAGAAAAATACCTGCAGCTCAGCAAACTGGGACTGCCACTGCCACTACTGCCCGGTATACCGGCTGGCCGGCAGACAGTAACGGAAGAAGCCTCCAGCTTCGATCTCCTGTCGTACAATCTCAAAGTGCCGCTGGCCTACAACCGCGCACACTACATGGTGGAAGTGGAATACCAGCTGTCCCTGCTGAGCGACAAAGCCCTCAGCGGCGCCGGCGAAACCCGCTCTTTTTTGAATTGCAGCTTTTATTACCAGTTCTGATATGAAGGTGTTAATCATCGAAGATGAAAAATCCATGGCCGCCGAAATGGAAGCCTTCCTGAAAAAGGCCTACCGCTGCGACCTCGTGGCATCTGCCCGCCAGGCCATAGACCGGCTGGAAGACACTACCTACGACTTCGTATTGCTGGACCTCGGCCTGCCGGACATGGACGGGCTGCAACTGCTGCAACAGGCCAGGAAACTATGCCCGGAAGCAGCCTGCATCATCCTCACCGCCCGCGGGCAGCTGGAAGACCGTATCAAAGGCCTCGACCTGGGGGCGGACGACTACCTGCCCAAACCCTTTTCCCTGCTGGAACTGCAGTCCCGTATGCAGGCCATCTCCCGCAGGAAATTCGGACTGCAGGACGTACTGGTGCCGCTGGGCGATTTTAACGTGGACCTGCAAAAGAGAAACGTCTATTTCGAACAAACAGAAATAACCCTTTCCCGCAAAGAGTTCGACCTGCTGAGTTATATGCTGCTGCATAAAAACAGGCCGCTCTCACGCATGCAGCTCAGCGACCATATCTGGGGCGATCTGGCAGATGATGAGTACGACTCCAACTATATCGACGTGCATATCAAAAATATCCGGAGGAAACTGTCCGCCTACGCGGCGGTGGACTGGCTGCAGACCATCCGCCATGTGGGCTATAAAATAAAGATCTGAGCGTGAAACTGTTTACCAAACTGACATTATTCATCACCCTGTCAAAAATGGCGGTAGCATTGCTGTTTGTACTGCTGCTGCCGGTATTGACAGAAGACATCGCGCATCAGTACAACGACTACTATCTCCGGGAACAAAAGAAAAAAGTGCTGCAGGTAATACGCCAAAACGGCATCGACGCCTACCTGCAGGGGGAAGAAACCTACGG encodes:
- a CDS encoding DUF418 domain-containing protein — protein: MQPFTPASRRIDALDAIRGVALAGILLVNMGLFAFPALYMKPSAYWPGASGKLAEQLISFFAEGKFVSMFSFLFGLGFILFLQSAERKGLPPVRLFLRRLLVLLGIGWIHAHFIWFGDVLCCYSLLGILLLFFRKMSPPALLKWAIGLLVVPVLLYVAAGTLIGPGFYKDSFSYTDAGYQAIEVYRTGTLHQLWQQNASDLVIARAGYLMETPMMLAMFLLGACAGKKGIFRQPDAHAALVRQVQTRSALIGWPLVIAVALIGGDGPTTPAGGNMMMLDTCIASPLIGLFYIATLARLLQHARWQRWLRPFQAAGRMAATNYLLQSVICVCIFYSFGGGLYAYAHPPMYLLIWVLVLGLQLAVSSWWMDHFRFGPVEWIWRKLTYGKAYAVKAE
- a CDS encoding Crp/Fnr family transcriptional regulator translates to MKYQEAIIEEILTAAFQDEALRDAYDEAAQEKKFKKGDLLLEQGQICRHTYILLSGAVRGFYLKDGREVTTSFCFAGDVVLSLESATRLTPSPESFEVLEDSLVEVVSVEKMDRLRERFPVFEKVWTLSMEAYAIWLEERLASLQFATAKERYEQLVARYPEIVRQVQLGHIASYLGITLETLSRIRAKG
- a CDS encoding response regulator transcription factor; translated protein: MKVLIIEDEKSMAAEMEAFLKKAYRCDLVASARQAIDRLEDTTYDFVLLDLGLPDMDGLQLLQQARKLCPEAACIILTARGQLEDRIKGLDLGADDYLPKPFSLLELQSRMQAISRRKFGLQDVLVPLGDFNVDLQKRNVYFEQTEITLSRKEFDLLSYMLLHKNRPLSRMQLSDHIWGDLADDEYDSNYIDVHIKNIRRKLSAYAAVDWLQTIRHVGYKIKI